From the genome of Procambarus clarkii isolate CNS0578487 chromosome 66, FALCON_Pclarkii_2.0, whole genome shotgun sequence:
aaatatattaatttaggaaaacttggcttattaggcaaatcgggccttgcatagtaggctgagaagtacgttctggctactaggtacgacatatatatatatatatatatatatatatagatatatatatatatatatatatatatatatatatatatatatatatatatatatatatatatatatcctgcacatacatattacaattattactaaatatcaaattataacactaaaacatactaacctactgAAATTGATGTAGATGGCATCCACACcacatgtagatggcactgccacacaatatgtagacggcactgccacaccagccacagctgtagatggcactgccacaccagtagatgtagatggcactgccacatcagtagatgtagatggcactgccacacctgtagatgtagatggcacagccacaccagtagatgtagatggcactgccacaccagtagatgtagatggcgacTGTCGTGGCCGGTCCATACACATCGAGGCGTTGAAAGAGGAGCTGGGGTTGAGGAGGGTCATGGCGGGGGGTGGCGGCGGCGTCAGGCGTCTCACAGCTGAAGCCGGGAGCCCTCCTCTATCTTCACTTGATATTACTCTCCCTTGCGCTAAAGCGGCTCTCCTTTCCTGCCGAAGACGGCGACCGTGTGCCAAATTGGCTACTCTTTTCTTCTGAAGCTTCCGTTTACAGGTCATTGTGCGCTTGACGCTACAAAAGCGAGATTCCAGGAGCAAAAATGGAGAGCGCGTCGACAAcctccactctcaacaggacacaCCATGTGACTGGTGGcttgctgcctcactcactccCACTAGGACACGGTTGCCAATGAGTGTATATTTATTGTCATATATAcagagttatttccgacgttattatggaaaaattgacgtttagaacgtacgacgcaatacccttggcggggcaccggattctgcacaattacgcatgcaaatgtaccataaatactttaatttatatcataacagtatccggtttgcgccaaagtgttgccagaacgttgtagtatttttataaatatttcaaaaatattagattttttccgaatttttgcgtGTTATATGTcccctaagctggtatggtgagtgcagtcaataaaaggtggccacacaaaggcgagacctaagccctccatcccccactccaccttcccccaaacccctggcaactacaccacaggagggcaTGCCCTCTCCCCATgcaatccctgccccctcaccACTAAGACtttttcctgccccaagcagtcctgagcaagacctaagccctctatcccacactccacctccccgtgaatccctggcaactacctcacaggaggatgagcctgcccaagtagcaatgaccatggaacaacatCCTACatttgtggggagtgagggtgaaattggatataagaaagtgagcttcaaggtaatgtactcaaacattgatgggattaccaacaaagcagGTGAACtgacagaaagggtgcaagaaggaaACCCTGATgcaataggactcacagaaacaaaattgtcaggagtcataacagatgctgtgtttccaaaagactactatatagtaaggaaagattgggaagggagaggtggaggagtgaccctgctgataaggaagaacTGGAGCTTTGATGAGATTGGAATTCCAGACTGTGACGCTTTCAGAGATTCCATAACAGGAActgtaacaatgggtggacctaagatattagtggcagtcatttacaaccctctccTAAATGAcataagacctagacaggagtttgataggaacaacatggcaaccattaatataatagagagtgcagcttcagttgcctgcaggaatggctcaagactcttaatcatgagcaatttcaaccatggaaagatagactgggagaatggggactgtggtgtttgtgtgttactgaggaagtcttggttgtagggtcgatgtaaagtcatgacttggttactgactttaatacttaatatgattacatgactagtagctaccaagcttggcgggcgtcctgtacgctctcttgtttacctcctcactctggcgt
Proteins encoded in this window:
- the LOC138355098 gene encoding uncharacterized protein, which codes for MTCKRKLQKKRVANLAHGRRLRQERRAALAQGRVISSEDRGGLPASAVRRLTPPPPPAMTLLNPSSSFNASMCMDRPRQSPSTSTGVAVPSTSTGVAVPSTSTGVAVPSTSTDVAVPSTSTGVAVPSTAVAGVAVPSTYCVAVPSTCGVDAIYINFSRGFAWNLHTLLNECLSARVPIMNEIGRRQAQLQVAKL